A single Uloborus diversus isolate 005 chromosome 7, Udiv.v.3.1, whole genome shotgun sequence DNA region contains:
- the LOC129226848 gene encoding heterogeneous nuclear ribonucleoprotein F-like codes for MFKIVRHLKGILTSGSRNQNRCSVSLNKCVPENTFFSRCFSSQSHTVQMRGLDYETKEQDVIDFFKPLGITPKSIRLKCDGAGRVAGVSEVDFNTHAEAVVAMRKRNAFMGNRFIRLALKSELGFKESKKTEPMDTKTSSTSKE; via the exons atgtttaagATTGTTCGACATCTCAAAGGAATTCTTACTTCTGGAAGTAGGAATCAGAATCGCTGCAGTGTTTCATTAA ataaATGTGTTCCtgaaaatactttcttttcaAGATGTTTTTCATCACAATCTCATACAGTACAGATGCGAGGATTAGATTATGAAACTAAAGAGCAAGATGTAATTGAT ttttttaaaccgTTGGGCATTACACCTAAAAGCATCAGATTGAAATGTGACGGTGCTGGTCGTGTTGCAGGAGTCAGTGAGGTTGACTTCAATACACATGCTGAAGCAGTTGTTGCTATGAGGAAACGAAACGCTTTCATGG gtAACAGGTTTATACGTTTAGCATTAAAATCAGAACTTGGTTTTAAAGAATCTAAGAAAACAGAGCCTATGGACACAAAGACATCTTCAACATCTAAag AATGA